In the Candidatus Tisiphia endosymbiont of Melanophora roralis genome, ACACCTCGTTTTGTCAGTATCTCCGCTGCTTCAACTGATATAGAAGGAAAAACGTGATTATTGCTATACTTTCCCGGATCACTCCAAAACTTTTCCCATCCTGTTTTGATCATCACAAAACTTCCCTCATTGATCATTCCGTATTGTTCTTCAAAATGTTCAATGTCCGTTAGGCTTAGACTATAACGCTCATGACAAGAGCTTGATACATCAATAACAACACAAGGAGCAACCAGCTGCGATAATGGTATTTGGTCAATGGTAGTACTACTTGGAATACAGTGTGCTGGTGCATCCATATGTGTACCAATCCCGGCATGCATTTTGAACTGCTGCACGCGAAATTCTTCATTCTGTCGGCAGTCAGAATAATCCAATTTAACCTCAATATTAACCCCACAACCTCCACTCCACGAAGGAATCTGCTCATCAAGAGTGTGTGTAAGATCAATAATTTTGTATGGAAAAATCATGACTATCCCTACTTCAAACTTACCAAAAAGAATCAGTTCGCAATATTCCTATTATAAAGAAAGTAATATAAACAACTATACATAAAACTATATATAAAGTGTAATTAAATACATAACCTGTCTGCGATCTACTCACCAAAAAACCAAAGTAATTTACCGTTTTGGCAAAGCTATTTGGACCAAATCTATCTATCACTCTTTGATCCATCAAATTGCATAACTTACTTAAGTTAGTTACTAATCTTACTATCACAAAGTCATAAACCTCATCAAAATAATATTTATGTACCAACAGCTTTTCTATAAATCCTATTTTTATTTTTTCTTTGATTCTTCTATAAAAATAAATCCCCAAAACAATACCTATTAGTCCCAAAACCATTGGTAATAATTTTATATAAAGAGGAGGATGAATTGTTAGTATTTGGTAAATATGAATATTAAATATACTATCAAGGAAATAACCATTTGGTTTGTCAAAAGACAATATATAATAACCTATCATTCCTGCAAAAAAACTACCTGCCACTAAAAGACTAAGTGGGCCATTCATGATATTGGGTGATTCATGGACATGATTGATGTCAATAGTTAATCTAGTTTTTCCATGAAATACTAATAAGATAATTTTCATAGAATAAATGGCAGTCAGAACTGCAGCAAAAATTCCAAGAATAAACACGATAGTACCGATACCACCGCTACTATATGCTAGCTCTAAAATAGCATCTTTTGAATAAAATCCTGCTAAAGGATAAATACCTATGAGTGCCAGTGATCCAATTAAAAAATTACAATAAGTAATTGGCATCTTATCTTTCAAACCACCAATCTTAAAAATATTTTGTTCGTGACAAGCGTGAATTACACTACCAGCTGATAAAAATAATAAAGCTTTAAAAAATGCATGGGTGACTAAATGAAAAATACCAGCATTATAAGCTGACACACCACAAGCAAGAAACATATAACCAAGTTGGCTACAAGTAGAATAGGCAATAATTTTTTTTATATCATCTTGAACTATGGCAATAGTTGCGGCAAATATACATGTAATACCACCAATAATGGCAATAAAGTGCAATACCCCTATACTATATTCAAATAAATAAGAACATCTAGCTACTAAAAAGACCCCGGCTGTTACCATAGTTGCAGCGTGAATAAGTGCTGAAACTGGAGTTGGACCTTCCATAGCATCTGGTAGCCATATATGCAAGCCAATTTGAGCCGACTTGCCCATGCATCCCAAGAATAATAGCAAACATACCACGTCAATTACTGTTGCTTTAAAACCTAATATACTTAATTGTATATTAGATAATGACTTTGCTTTAGCAAATACACTAGTAAAATCAACTACACCAAAATAAACAATAATGGTAATAATCCCAAGTATAAAAGCAAAATCTCCTACCCTATTTACTATAAAGGCTTTAATTGCTGCTTTATTCGCCGCTTCTTTCTGATACCAAAAACCAATTAACAAATACGAACAGAGACCAACACCTTCCCAACCAAAAAATAATTGTAAAAAATTATCTGCTGATATCAAAGCTAGCATAAAGAAAGTGAATAATGATAAAAATGCTAGAAATTTAGGTAATCCATCATCATCTGCCATATAGCCAAGAGAATAAATATGTACAACAGCTGAAATCCAAGTAACCACTATAAACATAATAGCGGTTAGCTGATCGACGTAAATCGCCCAACTTACTTTCATGTTACCAACTTCTAGCCATTTTGCTAAAATTATATGAATAATGGCTTTGTTTATGCCCACATTGTAAAATATAAACATAGATAATAAGGCCGATAAACTTATAGCAATAGTAGAAATGAAAGCTGCTTGTTTTTTGCTAAAACACTGACAAAACAAACCATTGATGATACCAGAGATTAAAGGTAACATTACTGTAAGTGTTGCTGCCGAAGCTATCATATCAATTAGCCCTTCATCTGATTTATATCACCCACTTCTATTGAGCCTTTATTTCTAAAATAAACTAGTAATATTGCAAGTCCTATTGTGGTCTCGGCAGCTGCTATTGTTAAAATTATTATACTAAAAATTTGCCCAGATATCTCATGTGCATAAGTAGAGAATGCCACAAAATTGATGTTTACAGCCAGCAGCATCAATTCAATCGACATAAGAATTGTTATAATATTCTTACGATGCATAAACAAACCAACCATCCCTATACTAAAAATGAGGGCCGACAAAGTTAAATAATGTTCCAAAGTAATAGTACTAATCATATTTGAGTCCTTCTATCCCCTCATTTAAATGTGGTTTGACCATTAATATGGAATTATCTTTATTTTTAGCATGCTGCTTAGCAATATCCTGCCTTTTAACTCCGCTGCGATGTCGAATAGTTAAGGTAATACAAGATATCATTGCTACAAATAGAATAATACCCGAAATTTGGAAAGGTAAGATATAATCGGTATATAATACTCGTCCAATGGCATGAGTATTAGTGACACCTGATTTTATCTCAAATTGGCTATTATCTAAAATTATATTTTTAGTACCTAACCAAATTATCAGGACAAGATCAGCAAACATAATAAGGGCAACAGCAATACTTATAAATAAGTTTCTTTTAAATTGTACAATAACATCGGTAAAACGAATATTCAACATCATTATAACAAACAAAAATAATACTGCTACTGCCCCAACATATATAACAATCAATATCATTGCTAAAAATTCTGCTCCTAGCAAAACCATTAGCCCCGAACCGTTACAGAAAGTAAAGATCAACCATAAGACAGAATAAACAGGGTTTTTACTGATGACTACCAAACAACTACTTATAACCATTAACCCTGCAAATAAATAAAAAAATATCTCCATAATTATCTATATTTATAATCATCATATAGCTTAATTGCTAATTCTTGTTCCCACATATCACCATTTTTCAGCAATTTTTCTTTGTCATAAAGCAATTCTTCATGGGTAATAGTAGCAAATTCAAAATTAGGGCCTTCCACTATAGCATCAACTGGACACGCCTCCTGACATAAACCACAATAAATGCATTTAGTCATATCAATATCGTACCTAGTGGTACGCCTACTACCATCTTCTCTTTCTTCTGCTTCAATAATAATAGCTTGAGCCGGACAAATTGCTTCACAAAGCTTACAAGCAATACAACGTTCCTCACCATTAGCGTAACGCCTTAATGCATGCTCACCTTTAAATCTTGGGCTTATCCTTCCCTTCTCATAGGGATAATTTATAGTTACTTTAGGTTTGAAGAAATACTTCAAAGTTAGACTAAGCCCTGAGATTATTTCAAATAAAAAAAAAGACTTTAGATAACTAATTATTCTCATTTTATTATACACCAAAAATTTGTAGCACTAAGCATGTTTACAATTTATTTTTTTCTTCCTAGAGAAGGTTTTAGGTATACTACTTAACTTATATAAGTTCTATCTTTTAATAAATCAGCTATTGCCTGATAAGATTTCAGAGCTTTTTCTGGATCACTGGCAATCATTTCTGCTCCAAGTTTCTCATTATTATTCATATTCCATAAACGACAATTATCAGGGCTAATTTCATCAGCCAACATTACCATAAATTCCTCACCATTAAACACTCTGCCAAATTCTAGTTTGCATTCAACAAGCCTTATACCAATACCTGTAAATAATCCACTTAAAAAATCGTATGTTCTTATGGCTTTATGTTTCACTTCATCAATTTCTTGTTTACTTAACCAACCAAAATTTAGTATTTGGTGTTCATTAATTATAGGATGTTTTAACTCACTACTTCTAACTCTAAAATCGATAATTGGATGATCAAACACGTATCCTTCTTCCATAGAGAATTCTTTTACAAACCTACCGCAAGCTACTGTAGAAACCAATATTTGAATGGGGAAAATATCTACAGATTGTATTAATTGCTCACGCATGTTAATTTTTTCAATTAGGTGGTTATCTATTCCTACCATATCAAGTCTGCTCATTATGAAGGACGAAATATTATTATTCAGCACCCCTTTACCCGAAATATCAAAAATCTCTCCGTTTTCTAAAGTAATTTTGTCAGTAAACGCCATAATAAAAGCAAAATCTTCTTGTGACTGATAAAGAGCTTTACTTGATCCTTGATATAACTTTTGTTTCATTTGAAAAAGATTCTATAGTAGCGGCTTTCACCTTTTGTACAAATTTAATATTTATTATATCAGAAGAATAGATTAAATAAATATTTAATACTAATCCAGCTAGCAGAGATTGCTATAAAAGCTATAATAAGTCCAACTATAGAGGTAATAAATCCAAGAACTATAGTTAATCCATCTCGGTTTAAAAGACCTAATGCCATTATTGTAATGCCCAGTGCAGGTATGGCGTTAGTTAGAGGTAAAGGTATTGATATAGCAATAGAGCAAATCAGTGATATTAAACCAATAAATTGTTCACAATATATAGAGGCTGCGAAACTAAATCTTGGTCGTATATATTTTTCTACAAATTTAATCTTTGGTACAATCTTGTCACTTATATTAATAAGTATATCATTGCTAATTTGATAATTATTAATTTTGGATGGTAAAGAAACTTGTCTAAAGCCAAGCAACATCTGCATAGATAGAATCATCAAAGGAATACCTACTATAGTAGTAAAACCTGGAGGATACGGCAGCGGAATTGCAACTGGTATTGCAAAAAAAAGTATCGTTAATAGAAGACCATTTTCATGAAAATCAACTAATAACTCACTAATTCTAGTCTTTTCTTTTTTTTCTTTTTGTCCTAATTTATAAAAAACACTAGATACTGTAGTTCTATCTAGTTGTTTATCTTTTGATGCAATGTTAAACATTTTTACTTAATTTTCTTGTAAATTATACTATATTTTAGATTATTAGAAAATAATTAATAATCAAAGAAATTAATTCCATCAATAATTTTCTTACGTTAGGTTATCTCAAAACTATGATTTTATAGTAATTGAGAAATGCACTACACCCCAATTCGGGATAAGAATTAGTTAATTCTTATCCCGAATTGGCTTTAATACAAGGAAAAATGCATTCTTAAAGCGGCTAACGCGAATGCATTTTAAACCTTTCTAAAGCTAAAAACATGATTTTAATTTTTTAAAATCATGTTTTTAGCAAAATATTAATTTAACAATCAGATGCAGAGCCGTCTCAAATCTGATTGTTTCGATAATTTTACCGAATTTGGGATAAGAATTGACAAATTCTTATCCCAAATTCGCACACTACGGAATGTAGCACAATTGTAATGGATTTAGCAAAGAATATTTACTTTATTATCATTAGACTTCCTGCAGAATTCTACTTTTGCTGGTAATTTGTGCGTGATACCGGTACTCTGCTCCTCACGTACATTTGAGTACGCTGCGGGTCGAGATTCCGTGTCTCCTACAAATTCCTCAGCAAAAGCGAATTCTGCAGGAAGTCTATTAGTGAACTTCAGTTTTGGATTAAAATTAAAAATTTTAATCCAAAACTGGCTAGAATATTCAGAAAAATGCATTCTTGAAGCGGCTGACGCGAGTGCATTTTAACTTTTTTTATCATTCAAGTTGACCATTTTACAAAAAGAGTAAGACCTATGAATAATAATTTACTTGAATTAATATCAATTACACAAAGTTTTACAAAAGATGATCATAGTACGCAAAAAATACTAGATAATGTTACTCTAAAACTAAAACCTAATGAGATAGTTGCGATACTAGGAAAATCTGGATCTGGAAAATCAACATTACTAAGAATTATCGCAGGTTTTACAAAACCAGTTAAAGGTAAAGTAATACTAAATAAAAAACCTGCTTTTCGTGATCGTTGTGATATTAGTATGATTTTCCAAACATTTGCACTTTTTCCATGGTTGACTGTTTTTGAGAATGTTGAGCTAGGTTTAAAAAGTTTCAATATTTCTGAGTATGAACGTCGCAAACGTGCATTAGAGGCCATAGATATGATAGGACTTGATGGTTTTGAGTCAGCATATCCAAAAGAATTATCAGGTGGTATGAAGCAACGAGTAGGTTTTGCTAGAGCATTAGTTCTCAGACCAGAAATTTTACTTATGGATGAAGCTTTTTCTGCTCTTGATGTTCTAACTGCTAATACCTTAAAGAATGATTTTCTTGATCTGTGGAGTAGTGGAAAAACTCAAATGCAGTCGGTGGTATTGGTAACTCATTCGATTGAAGAAGCAGTAACTATGGCTGACAAAGTGTTAATACTTTCATCTAATCCTGGGCGTATTGTATCAGAATTAGCAATTACCCTCCCTCGTTTACGTGATGTTCAAAGTATGGAATTTCGTACTATGGTAGATAAAATTTATGCTCTCATGGTATCAGCCTATGAAAAACCACCTTTGCCTGTTAGTAATAAACAGAAAGCTATTGTTGGCAACATCGATCAAAAAATTCATTTGTCGGTAAATGAACTGATCGGTAGCATTGAGGCACTTTCTGCATCGCCATATAAAGGTTCTGCAAATTTATCAGAATTATCTAAGATTTTTCACATTAACAATATGGGGGAAATTTTACATATTGTTGGAGCTTTACAAATATTAAATTTTGCTAATGTTACTTCTGAGAGTATAAAATTAAATAAACATGGCAAGCTTTTTTTCACAAGTAGTTTAGAAGATAGAAAAAAAATGCTTGCTCAGCATTTACTTGACAATATCCCTCTTGCATCCTACATTTGTGAAATTTTACATCAACGTTTAGATCATAAAGCACCTCTTTCACGTTTTAAGACACAGCTTGAGGATACATTATCTAGTGAAGATGCCACTATAACTTTAAAGTCTATAATAGGTTTAGGAAGATATGCAGAAATCTTCTCCTATGATGATAATAAAAAGGTTTTTAGCTTAGATAATCCAACAGCTTGAAAGTCGAATTGTATATATCGTATTATTTAACCTCAATTTCGGATTAATTTCATTAATCCGAAATTGAGGTTAATAAGGTGATGTTATTGTGTTACAATAGATATCTTCGGCAAACTCTACTTCTGTCGGTAATTTGTGCGTGATACCGGCTACTGCTGCTCCTCACGTACATCATCGTCCGCTGCGGGTCGAGATTCCGTGTCTTCTTTAAATTCCTCAGCATAAGCGAGTTTGCCAAAAAGATATAATATTTATGGTGCCGATAGAGGGAATTGAACCCCCGACCTACGCGTTACGAATGCGTCGCTCTGCCAGCTGAGCTATACCGGCAATAGGTTAGCCCTAGGTTCTTATAATACCATTTCTGAAAACTAATCATCACGTTGTCGTACTTCATGATCTCCGCTCCTCACGTACTAGTTGTACGCGAAGGTAGCCGACACTCGCCGAGTAGCAATTTAGTTTTGGGAAATGGTATAATAACCTGAATTCGATGTAACAAGTTACATCGAATTCGGTATTATATATAGAAACAATCAGGTTTGAAGCGGTTCTACACCTGATTGTTAAAATATAATACTCCATTCAATATGTGATTTTAATAATTAAAATCACATATTGAATGATGAAAAAAGTTAAAATGCACCCGCGTCAGCCGCTTCAAGAGTGCATTTTTCCTTATAATAAAGCCAGTTCGATATAAGAATTATTAATTCTTATATCGAACTGAGGTTATAATATGTTTTTAAGATATAAGAACCTAGTCAATTTAACATTCTTGACCACTCAGGATCAGAAGCATCTTGAGGAGTAAGAATCTCTCTTTCATTATAACCAGTCAAATCAATGGAATATATACGATTTTTACCTGCTGTTTTGTTTCTAGAAGGCCAACCTTTAGCAAACATAATTATCCTACCATTGGGTGACCAACACGGACCTTCAACTAGATAGCCACTAGTTATAATTCTTTCACTATTCTCATCACCATAGGAAAGTGCTTTCATCACTCCAATGGTAAAACCCTCTCCTTTAGAAAGTTTAGTAAAGGCTATATAATCTCCTCTAGGTGACCAACTTGGTGCAGTATACATTCCCCCGGCAAAACTGATACGTTCCACATTTGAACCATCAGAATTCATAATATATAATTGTCTTGTTCCACTTCGATCAGAATTAAAAACTATTTTACTGCCATCCGGTGAATAGCTAGGAGAGGTATTAATACCAACACCATGGGTCAACTGCTTAGTCGCCATATTATTCAGATCAATTTCAAAAATATGAGTAGCTCCATTTCTTGCTATTGACATTATAGCCTTGTCCCCTTGAGGTGAGAATCTTGGGGCAAAGGACATGCCAGGAAAATTACCAACTAGTTTTTCTTTACCTGTTTTAAGATCACGAATGTAAACATGTGGTTTTTGCTTTCGTACATACGATAAATACATAATCTTATCTGCTTGCGGAGAAAATCTTGGAGTAAGAACCAAATTTTTACCATCTGACAGATATTTATGATTAGCACCATCATGATCCATCATAGCTATTTTCTTTACCCGTTTTAGATAAGGTCCACTTTCTGACACATATACTATTTTTGTATCAAAATAACCCGAATCTCCAGTAATTTTCTCATAAATTTTATCAGCTATTTTATGTGCTACTCTACGCCATAAATGTGGTGATGTTTCCAAAATCTCACCTATAAGATCTTTTTCTAAGCTT is a window encoding:
- a CDS encoding exopolysaccharide biosynthesis protein — encoded protein: MFNIASKDKQLDRTTVSSVFYKLGQKEKKEKTRISELLVDFHENGLLLTILFFAIPVAIPLPYPPGFTTIVGIPLMILSMQMLLGFRQVSLPSKINNYQISNDILINISDKIVPKIKFVEKYIRPRFSFAASIYCEQFIGLISLICSIAISIPLPLTNAIPALGITIMALGLLNRDGLTIVLGFITSIVGLIIAFIAISASWISIKYLFNLFF
- a CDS encoding palindromic element RPE1 domain-containing protein, translating into MHFSEYSSQFWIKIFNFNPKLKFTNRLPAEFAFAEEFVGDTESRPAAYSNVREEQSTGITHKLPAKVEFCRKSNDNKVNILC
- the nuoK gene encoding NADH-quinone oxidoreductase subunit NuoK produces the protein MISTITLEHYLTLSALIFSIGMVGLFMHRKNIITILMSIELMLLAVNINFVAFSTYAHEISGQIFSIIILTIAAAETTIGLAILLVYFRNKGSIEVGDINQMKG
- a CDS encoding nitrate/sulfonate/bicarbonate ABC transporter ATP-binding protein, with product MNNNLLELISITQSFTKDDHSTQKILDNVTLKLKPNEIVAILGKSGSGKSTLLRIIAGFTKPVKGKVILNKKPAFRDRCDISMIFQTFALFPWLTVFENVELGLKSFNISEYERRKRALEAIDMIGLDGFESAYPKELSGGMKQRVGFARALVLRPEILLMDEAFSALDVLTANTLKNDFLDLWSSGKTQMQSVVLVTHSIEEAVTMADKVLILSSNPGRIVSELAITLPRLRDVQSMEFRTMVDKIYALMVSAYEKPPLPVSNKQKAIVGNIDQKIHLSVNELIGSIEALSASPYKGSANLSELSKIFHINNMGEILHIVGALQILNFANVTSESIKLNKHGKLFFTSSLEDRKKMLAQHLLDNIPLASYICEILHQRLDHKAPLSRFKTQLEDTLSSEDATITLKSIIGLGRYAEIFSYDDNKKVFSLDNPTA
- a CDS encoding cyclase family protein encodes the protein MIFPYKIIDLTHTLDEQIPSWSGGCGVNIEVKLDYSDCRQNEEFRVQQFKMHAGIGTHMDAPAHCIPSSTTIDQIPLSQLVAPCVVIDVSSSCHERYSLSLTDIEHFEEQYGMINEGSFVMIKTGWEKFWSDPGKYSNNHVFPSISVEAAEILTKRGVCGLGIDTLSPDRPADGFPVHKLFLGNGKYIVENVANLANLPITGSCILALPIKVRGATEAPIRLIGLIKEETNLNF
- the tolB gene encoding Tol-Pal system beta propeller repeat protein TolB, which gives rise to MPIAINKFDADDSANSVIGADIISVVSNDLKSSGMFRPISTASFIEQIVGIKHKPLFAAWRQINANLLINGEVTKLSSGKLKVSFILWDVSLEKDLIGEILETSPHLWRRVAHKIADKIYEKITGDSGYFDTKIVYVSESGPYLKRVKKIAMMDHDGANHKYLSDGKNLVLTPRFSPQADKIMYLSYVRKQKPHVYIRDLKTGKEKLVGNFPGMSFAPRFSPQGDKAIMSIARNGATHIFEIDLNNMATKQLTHGVGINTSPSYSPDGSKIVFNSDRSGTRQLYIMNSDGSNVERISFAGGMYTAPSWSPRGDYIAFTKLSKGEGFTIGVMKALSYGDENSERIITSGYLVEGPCWSPNGRIIMFAKGWPSRNKTAGKNRIYSIDLTGYNEREILTPQDASDPEWSRMLN
- a CDS encoding NADH-quinone oxidoreductase subunit J, coding for MEIFFYLFAGLMVISSCLVVISKNPVYSVLWLIFTFCNGSGLMVLLGAEFLAMILIVIYVGAVAVLFLFVIMMLNIRFTDVIVQFKRNLFISIAVALIMFADLVLIIWLGTKNIILDNSQFEIKSGVTNTHAIGRVLYTDYILPFQISGIILFVAMISCITLTIRHRSGVKRQDIAKQHAKNKDNSILMVKPHLNEGIEGLKYD
- the nuoI gene encoding NADH-quinone oxidoreductase subunit NuoI, giving the protein MISYLKSFFLFEIISGLSLTLKYFFKPKVTINYPYEKGRISPRFKGEHALRRYANGEERCIACKLCEAICPAQAIIIEAEEREDGSRRTTRYDIDMTKCIYCGLCQEACPVDAIVEGPNFEFATITHEELLYDKEKLLKNGDMWEQELAIKLYDDYKYR
- the nuoL gene encoding NADH-quinone oxidoreductase subunit L; the encoded protein is MIASAATLTVMLPLISGIINGLFCQCFSKKQAAFISTIAISLSALLSMFIFYNVGINKAIIHIILAKWLEVGNMKVSWAIYVDQLTAIMFIVVTWISAVVHIYSLGYMADDDGLPKFLAFLSLFTFFMLALISADNFLQLFFGWEGVGLCSYLLIGFWYQKEAANKAAIKAFIVNRVGDFAFILGIITIIVYFGVVDFTSVFAKAKSLSNIQLSILGFKATVIDVVCLLLFLGCMGKSAQIGLHIWLPDAMEGPTPVSALIHAATMVTAGVFLVARCSYLFEYSIGVLHFIAIIGGITCIFAATIAIVQDDIKKIIAYSTCSQLGYMFLACGVSAYNAGIFHLVTHAFFKALLFLSAGSVIHACHEQNIFKIGGLKDKMPITYCNFLIGSLALIGIYPLAGFYSKDAILELAYSSGGIGTIVFILGIFAAVLTAIYSMKIILLVFHGKTRLTIDINHVHESPNIMNGPLSLLVAGSFFAGMIGYYILSFDKPNGYFLDSIFNIHIYQILTIHPPLYIKLLPMVLGLIGIVLGIYFYRRIKEKIKIGFIEKLLVHKYYFDEVYDFVIVRLVTNLSKLCNLMDQRVIDRFGPNSFAKTVNYFGFLVSRSQTGYVFNYTLYIVLCIVVYITFFIIGILRTDSFW
- a CDS encoding phosphoribosylaminoimidazolesuccinocarboxamide synthase, giving the protein MKQKLYQGSSKALYQSQEDFAFIMAFTDKITLENGEIFDISGKGVLNNNISSFIMSRLDMVGIDNHLIEKINMREQLIQSVDIFPIQILVSTVACGRFVKEFSMEEGYVFDHPIIDFRVRSSELKHPIINEHQILNFGWLSKQEIDEVKHKAIRTYDFLSGLFTGIGIRLVECKLEFGRVFNGEEFMVMLADEISPDNCRLWNMNNNEKLGAEMIASDPEKALKSYQAIADLLKDRTYIS